In the genome of Nitrospirota bacterium, one region contains:
- a CDS encoding sigma-54-dependent Fis family transcriptional regulator, giving the protein MPGILVVDDEPLQRDILKTILEDCGYEIRTASSGEDAVKISREFNPDLILTDLKLGGMDGVELLGEVRKDDISPAVIIMTAYGTVSSAVEAMKKGAFDYLTKPLDKDIVLLTVKRALERTELLKENQQLHKALFDKFKIEGIIGHSKKMTEAVEIMKKVSSSTATVLILGESGTGKELAAKAIHYNSPRRTKPFTAINCAAIPETLLESELFGYEAGAFTGAASRRTGLFEATTGGTLFLDEVGDLPQITQSKILRVLQEKEVRRLGGRDAIKVDVRIITATNKDIEKEMQKGGFREDLYYRLKVVTIELPPLRERKEDIPALTDFFIRKYNQEFGKRIKGSENSAMKALAEYHWPGNIRQLESVIEKAVLMCDSNAITLKDIKNELKLSHPYGILSIEVPDEGINFEELENELLKKAMAKANNVAAKAARLLGMSYKTFWYRWEKLESNTSPKKDNIS; this is encoded by the coding sequence ATGCCGGGCATACTTGTAGTTGATGATGAGCCTCTCCAGAGAGACATCCTGAAAACAATACTTGAAGACTGCGGTTATGAAATTCGTACAGCGTCTTCCGGGGAAGATGCCGTAAAGATTTCAAGGGAATTCAACCCTGATTTAATCCTCACTGACCTAAAGCTTGGCGGTATGGACGGGGTAGAGCTTCTTGGAGAAGTGCGAAAAGATGATATCTCGCCTGCCGTGATTATTATGACCGCCTACGGGACCGTTTCATCAGCAGTTGAGGCTATGAAGAAAGGCGCTTTTGACTACCTGACCAAGCCGCTTGATAAAGACATAGTCCTGCTTACAGTTAAAAGGGCGCTTGAAAGGACTGAACTGCTTAAAGAAAATCAGCAGCTTCATAAGGCTTTATTTGACAAGTTCAAAATAGAAGGCATCATAGGCCATTCGAAAAAAATGACAGAGGCAGTGGAGATTATGAAAAAAGTATCTTCAAGCACCGCCACTGTGCTTATACTCGGCGAGAGCGGAACAGGCAAGGAGCTTGCCGCAAAGGCAATTCATTACAACAGCCCGCGGCGCACAAAACCATTCACTGCAATCAACTGCGCCGCAATCCCTGAAACCCTGCTTGAGAGCGAATTGTTCGGCTATGAAGCAGGAGCATTTACAGGCGCTGCATCAAGGCGGACAGGACTTTTTGAGGCAACAACAGGCGGCACACTTTTTCTTGATGAGGTCGGAGATCTGCCGCAGATAACCCAGTCAAAAATACTGCGCGTTCTTCAGGAAAAAGAAGTAAGGCGTCTTGGCGGAAGGGATGCGATAAAAGTAGACGTCAGAATCATTACCGCAACAAATAAGGATATAGAAAAAGAAATGCAAAAAGGCGGCTTCAGGGAAGACCTCTACTACAGGCTTAAAGTAGTGACCATTGAGCTTCCGCCTTTGCGTGAAAGAAAGGAAGATATTCCTGCATTAACAGATTTTTTTATCAGGAAATACAATCAGGAATTCGGCAAGAGAATCAAAGGCTCGGAAAACAGCGCGATGAAAGCCCTTGCAGAATACCACTGGCCCGGCAATATAAGACAGCTTGAATCCGTAATAGAAAAGGCTGTTCTAATGTGCGACTCTAACGCGATAACGCTCAAGGATATAAAGAACGAACTAAAATTGTCCCATCCATACGGCATTCTAAGCATTGAGGTCCCGGATGAAGGGATAAACTTTGAGGAACTTGAAAATGAACTTCTGAAAAAAGCCATGGCTAAGGCCAATAATGTTGCCGCAAAGGCAGCAAGGCTGCTCGGTATGAGCTATAAAACCTTCTGGTACAGGTGGGAAAAGCTCGAGAGCAATACCTCCCCAAAAAAGGATAACATTTCTTAA
- a CDS encoding cyclic nucleotide-binding domain-containing protein, translating to MESKQWELYFDAVKNKNWQKAVDSLNAILKAEPKNPQVHLKIGDVFQKKGDISRAVSAYQQSAWFLMKDGYTQKALAVFKVILRLDPNNAEAIRSAKELMMEIEGAKIKPAEEPSMPLPDIEVKAEGNINIQPEAEVEEPALHIPFLSSLPEDEIKQITERLKTQSFLPGQKVVEEGDFGDSVFVIISGKAKVVAHILGNEIELATLSVGDVFGEVAFLTGRPRTASVIADDELRVMEFNRLILEEIFEKYPEILKKLEDFYQSHLEDTLSKVRTRIKK from the coding sequence ATGGAAAGCAAGCAATGGGAATTATATTTTGATGCTGTAAAGAACAAGAACTGGCAAAAGGCTGTGGATTCGCTTAACGCTATCCTGAAAGCTGAGCCAAAAAATCCGCAGGTGCATCTGAAGATTGGAGACGTCTTTCAGAAAAAAGGAGATATCAGCCGCGCTGTGTCAGCCTATCAGCAGTCCGCTTGGTTTTTAATGAAAGACGGCTACACGCAGAAAGCGCTTGCTGTTTTTAAAGTGATACTCAGGCTTGACCCGAATAATGCTGAGGCAATCAGGAGCGCCAAAGAGCTGATGATGGAGATTGAAGGCGCAAAAATAAAACCTGCTGAAGAGCCTTCCATGCCACTGCCTGATATTGAAGTGAAGGCTGAGGGAAATATTAATATTCAGCCTGAAGCAGAAGTAGAAGAGCCTGCCTTGCATATTCCGTTTTTGTCATCCCTTCCTGAAGATGAAATAAAACAGATAACAGAGAGGCTTAAAACACAGTCATTTTTACCGGGGCAGAAGGTTGTTGAAGAAGGGGACTTCGGTGATTCCGTATTCGTCATAATATCAGGCAAGGCAAAGGTTGTCGCTCATATACTCGGCAATGAAATAGAGCTTGCAACCTTGTCTGTTGGTGATGTGTTTGGCGAGGTGGCGTTTCTGACAGGAAGGCCGAGAACTGCTTCTGTTATTGCTGATGATGAGCTTAGAGTAATGGAATTTAACAGGCTTATTCTCGAAGAGATATTTGAGAAATATCCTGAAATCCTGAAAAAATTAGAAGACTTCTATCAATCCCATCTTGAAGATACCCTCAGCAAGGTAAGAACGAGGATAAAAAAATAG
- a CDS encoding LL-diaminopimelate aminotransferase has protein sequence MISVQLSDRVKHLPPYLFAAIDKMKQDALAKGMDLIDLSIGDPDIPTPKHIVDAMKKAVENSAHHRYPSYEGMLSYREAVAGWYKKRFNVSLDPKTEVLSLIGSKEGIGHIPLAFINPGDVVLVPSPGYPVYPVGTLFAAGESYIMPLKEENGFLPDFKIIPEGVFKKAKLMFLNYPNNPTSATADAGFYKEAIRLAKKYNIIICHDAAYSEVYYDNEKPISFLEIEGAKDVGIEFHSLSKTYNMTGWRIGFAAGNKDVIAGLGKIKSNLDSGVFQAIQEAAIAAFNTDDSILSGIRKTYQDRRDALYNGLKSLGFHLIKPKATFYLWAKVPSGFDSSGFVAHLLNKAGVLITPGNGFGAPGEGYVRFALTVPVEKIKETVERIKKVL, from the coding sequence ATGATATCAGTTCAGTTGTCAGACAGAGTGAAACACCTCCCGCCGTATCTCTTTGCGGCAATAGATAAAATGAAGCAGGACGCCCTTGCAAAAGGCATGGACCTTATAGACCTGAGCATCGGCGACCCAGACATTCCGACTCCAAAGCACATAGTTGATGCTATGAAAAAGGCGGTGGAGAATTCCGCTCATCACCGCTATCCTTCTTATGAAGGAATGCTTTCTTACAGGGAAGCGGTTGCAGGGTGGTATAAAAAAAGATTCAATGTCTCATTAGATCCAAAGACAGAGGTATTATCCCTTATCGGCTCAAAGGAAGGCATAGGACACATTCCTCTTGCGTTCATAAATCCCGGCGATGTTGTTCTGGTTCCGTCTCCGGGCTATCCTGTCTATCCTGTGGGAACATTGTTTGCAGCAGGTGAAAGTTACATCATGCCATTAAAAGAAGAAAACGGATTTCTCCCTGATTTCAAAATAATTCCCGAGGGCGTATTTAAAAAAGCAAAGCTCATGTTTCTGAACTATCCCAACAATCCAACGTCTGCAACAGCAGACGCGGGATTTTACAAAGAGGCAATAAGACTTGCGAAGAAATACAACATCATAATATGCCACGATGCGGCGTATTCAGAGGTTTATTACGACAATGAAAAACCGATAAGCTTTCTTGAGATAGAAGGCGCAAAGGATGTCGGCATAGAGTTTCATTCGCTCTCAAAGACATATAATATGACAGGCTGGAGAATCGGTTTTGCTGCCGGCAATAAAGATGTTATTGCAGGACTCGGAAAGATAAAGTCAAACCTTGACTCGGGTGTGTTTCAGGCAATTCAGGAGGCAGCAATTGCCGCATTTAATACTGATGATTCCATACTCTCAGGCATCAGAAAAACATATCAGGACAGAAGAGACGCTCTTTACAATGGGTTAAAGAGCCTTGGCTTCCATCTGATAAAACCAAAGGCGACATTCTATCTCTGGGCGAAAGTGCCTTCAGGATTTGATTCTTCAGGTTTTGTTGCTCATCTTCTTAATAAGGCAGGAGTGCTCATAACACCCGGAAATGGTTTTGGAGCGCCGGGAGAAGGATATGTCAGGTTTGCGCTCACAGTGCCCGTGGAGAAGATAAAAGAAACAGTTGAGAGGATTAAGAAGGTGTTGTAG
- the folK gene encoding 2-amino-4-hydroxy-6-hydroxymethyldihydropteridine diphosphokinase — protein MYIVYISIGSNLGDRKENCRQAIKLIEKNGIAVRKQSRMCETEPWGVNDQPKFINMAIEVETDKKPEELLVILKEIEKEIGRTETTKWGPRVIDLDILFYDDLILKTPDLEIPHPLLQERDFVLKPLSEIAPDKRHPVTGKTVRAMLANLKA, from the coding sequence ATGTATATCGTATACATCAGCATAGGTTCAAATCTCGGAGACAGGAAAGAGAACTGCCGACAAGCAATAAAGCTGATTGAGAAAAACGGGATTGCTGTTAGGAAACAATCGCGCATGTGTGAGACAGAACCGTGGGGAGTCAATGACCAGCCGAAGTTTATTAATATGGCAATTGAGGTTGAGACAGATAAAAAGCCTGAAGAGCTTCTCGTGATTCTGAAAGAGATAGAGAAAGAGATTGGCAGAACAGAGACAACCAAATGGGGACCCCGCGTAATTGATTTAGATATTCTTTTTTACGATGATTTAATCCTTAAAACTCCAGACCTTGAAATCCCCCACCCTCTCCTTCAGGAAAGAGATTTTGTCCTGAAACCCCTTTCCGAAATTGCACCGGACAAAAGACATCCTGTGACAGGGAAGACCGTAAGAGCGATGCTTGCAAACCTTAAAGCATAA
- a CDS encoding DUF4258 domain-containing protein, which translates to MKTLQKIRQKVIEKDYYLSDHAEEEMLDDELERIDIENAILKGIIGKKLTEDMRGTRYRIEGPARDGRIIHVVCRFKEHGNLILITAYAL; encoded by the coding sequence ATGAAAACATTACAGAAAATTCGGCAAAAGGTTATAGAAAAGGACTACTACCTTTCCGATCATGCAGAAGAAGAAATGCTGGATGACGAGCTGGAAAGAATAGATATTGAAAATGCTATACTTAAAGGAATAATAGGAAAGAAACTAACCGAAGACATGCGTGGAACGAGATATAGAATTGAAGGCCCTGCAAGAGATGGTAGAATTATTCATGTGGTATGCAGGTTTAAAGAGCATGGCAATCTGATTCTTATAACGGCCTACGCTTTATAG
- a CDS encoding YgiT-type zinc finger protein, which produces MICEFCGGQTAKKKVKRQHWLHRRLYIIENVEAEVCSECGERYFHAKVLEGIDGILEAAHTVKEKLEVEVVSL; this is translated from the coding sequence ATGATTTGTGAATTTTGCGGAGGACAAACAGCAAAAAAGAAAGTTAAAAGGCAGCATTGGCTTCATCGGCGGTTGTATATAATTGAAAATGTTGAGGCCGAAGTCTGCTCTGAATGCGGTGAAAGATATTTTCACGCAAAAGTACTTGAGGGAATAGACGGTATTCTTGAAGCCGCACATACTGTTAAGGAAAAGTTGGAAGTAGAAGTTGTTAGTTTATAA
- a CDS encoding addiction module protein gives MPTDTKQILKEALELPVMERASLADHLLSSLDQPDEHIDSLWRKEAEDRVNAYQSGKIRALSLKEVLSKYGK, from the coding sequence ATGCCTACAGATACAAAGCAGATATTAAAAGAGGCATTGGAATTGCCGGTAATGGAAAGGGCAAGTCTTGCAGACCATCTTTTGTCCAGCTTAGATCAGCCTGATGAACACATAGACTCTCTCTGGCGCAAAGAAGCTGAAGATAGAGTTAATGCCTACCAGTCCGGTAAAATCAGGGCTCTCTCACTTAAAGAAGTTCTATCAAAATACGGGAAATAG
- a CDS encoding type II toxin-antitoxin system RelE/ParE family toxin has product MEIRFLEIAQIELDETIEYYNSESPGLGDSFLVETLNTIERIRLFSKAWHPFSSTTRRCQLRRFPYGIIYQILNTEILIVAVANLHRNPDYWQDRIKEST; this is encoded by the coding sequence GTGGAAATAAGATTTCTTGAGATAGCGCAAATAGAACTTGACGAAACTATTGAATATTACAATTCTGAATCTCCCGGGCTGGGAGATTCTTTTTTGGTGGAAACGCTAAATACTATTGAGCGAATCAGGCTTTTTTCAAAGGCTTGGCATCCCTTCAGCAGCACTACCCGCAGATGTCAATTGCGTCGCTTCCCTTACGGAATTATCTATCAGATACTGAATACGGAAATTCTTATTGTTGCAGTTGCCAATTTGCATAGAAACCCGGACTATTGGCAAGACAGGATAAAAGAATCAACCTAA
- the hisH gene encoding imidazole glycerol phosphate synthase subunit HisH: MIAIVDYGMGNLRSVEKGFLKVGVDARIVTDAASIDNADAVVLPGVGAFMDCIKNLTDMKLTDAIIKSIQKGKPYLGICLGLQVLFTESEEFGVCKGLNVFKGKVVRFPKMDLKVPHMGWNTLNIKKKPPIFNGIGGESYFYFVHSFYVAPEDEGIIAATTDYGINFTSMVWKDNVFAMQFHPEKSQELGLKVLKGYGDFVKKA; encoded by the coding sequence ATGATTGCAATTGTTGATTATGGAATGGGTAATTTAAGGAGCGTTGAGAAAGGCTTCCTCAAAGTCGGCGTGGATGCGCGCATTGTCACCGATGCTGCTTCAATTGATAATGCCGATGCCGTAGTCCTTCCGGGTGTTGGAGCATTCATGGACTGCATAAAAAACCTCACTGACATGAAACTGACAGATGCTATTATAAAATCAATTCAGAAAGGCAAGCCGTATCTCGGCATCTGCCTCGGTCTTCAGGTTTTGTTTACAGAGTCAGAGGAATTTGGAGTATGCAAAGGACTGAATGTTTTTAAAGGCAAGGTCGTGAGGTTCCCCAAAATGGATTTAAAAGTCCCGCACATGGGATGGAATACCCTGAACATAAAAAAGAAGCCGCCGATATTTAACGGGATAGGGGGCGAGTCATATTTTTATTTTGTGCACTCCTTCTATGTTGCGCCGGAAGATGAAGGCATAATCGCAGCTACGACAGACTACGGAATAAACTTTACATCAATGGTCTGGAAGGATAATGTTTTTGCTATGCAGTTTCACCCTGAAAAAAGTCAGGAACTCGGCTTGAAGGTACTGAAGGGTTACGGAGATTTTGTAAAAAAGGCGTAG
- a CDS encoding NADH-quinone oxidoreductase subunit B family protein: MIRILRQIFSTGIVTEDVLGQEEAHIKVVGDRLEEVVKRRFSGSLAIRHVDAGSCNGCELEIHALNNSIYNCERYGIHFTASPRFADMLLVTGPVSRNMEVALRRTYDATPTPKLVVAVGDCGCNGGIFGETYASLGGIDKVIPVDAYISGCPPTPAALFNGILKAIEGK, encoded by the coding sequence ATGATAAGAATCCTTCGCCAGATATTCAGCACGGGCATTGTCACCGAAGATGTTTTGGGACAAGAGGAAGCTCACATCAAAGTAGTTGGTGACAGGCTTGAAGAAGTTGTTAAAAGGCGTTTTAGTGGAAGCCTTGCTATAAGACATGTGGACGCAGGCTCATGCAACGGGTGCGAACTTGAGATACATGCACTGAACAATTCCATATATAACTGCGAGCGTTACGGTATCCATTTCACCGCATCTCCGAGATTTGCGGACATGCTCCTTGTCACAGGGCCTGTATCGAGAAACATGGAGGTTGCGCTCAGAAGAACTTACGATGCTACTCCGACGCCGAAACTTGTGGTTGCTGTCGGAGACTGCGGCTGTAACGGCGGCATCTTCGGCGAGACCTATGCTTCGCTCGGCGGCATTGATAAGGTTATCCCGGTTGATGCCTATATATCGGGCTGCCCTCCAACACCTGCAGCCTTGTTCAATGGAATACTCAAGGCAATCGAAGGGAAATGA
- a CDS encoding NADH-quinone oxidoreductase subunit C yields the protein MSLLKDAIISALGEDVRFRENYQYPASVVFCTVPKEKFAEAAKAMKKSYALLAAEWATEETPWFGIFACYRWGSEYLIVKTVTTMDDPAFPTLTKKYLPAYRFERQMNSLMGVIPEGHPDLRPWIKFEDWPQDAYPLRKSFDASKPMPRVEGEYRWARAEGEGVYEIPVGPVHAGIIEPGHFRFQAVGEQIINLEERLGYVHKGIEKQFESMRWEDGFRLAGRVSGDTTVAHSLAYCMALESMSGFVPPERACWLRALFLERERIANHLGDIGAICNDAAFAFMFYQLMRLKEGILRTNSELFGHRFIMDRIIPGGVAVDIDVKGKEKILSELKCFEKEFEKLVTIYDENPSLEDRVRDTGVLLPEKARELCAVGIVARASGMNLDCRIFNPFPPYDQYDRIELDVPVLVTGDVHARTWVRIHEVRESIRIIRWLLDNLPDGNINGTIEPPSSEKAGFAAVEGWRGEIIYWLQSGPAGEINRCMVRDPSSVNWLGLEQSIPGNIVPDFPLCNKSFNQSYSGHDL from the coding sequence ATGAGTTTATTAAAGGACGCTATAATCTCAGCCCTTGGAGAGGATGTAAGATTCAGGGAAAATTACCAGTATCCCGCGTCTGTGGTATTTTGTACTGTGCCGAAGGAGAAGTTTGCCGAGGCTGCAAAGGCGATGAAAAAGTCATATGCGCTGCTTGCCGCTGAATGGGCTACGGAAGAGACGCCGTGGTTCGGCATATTCGCCTGTTACAGATGGGGCTCAGAATATCTGATTGTCAAGACTGTAACAACAATGGATGATCCGGCATTTCCAACTCTTACCAAAAAATACCTGCCTGCCTATAGATTTGAGCGGCAGATGAACAGCCTCATGGGTGTTATTCCTGAAGGTCATCCTGATTTAAGACCCTGGATAAAGTTTGAGGACTGGCCTCAAGACGCATACCCTTTGAGAAAGTCCTTTGATGCTTCAAAACCCATGCCGAGGGTAGAAGGCGAATACAGATGGGCACGGGCGGAAGGAGAAGGGGTTTATGAAATACCTGTTGGGCCTGTTCATGCAGGCATTATTGAGCCGGGGCATTTTCGTTTTCAGGCAGTTGGCGAGCAGATTATCAACCTCGAAGAACGGCTTGGTTATGTGCATAAGGGCATTGAGAAACAGTTTGAGTCAATGAGATGGGAGGATGGCTTCAGGCTTGCGGGAAGAGTGTCAGGAGACACCACTGTTGCCCACAGCCTTGCATATTGCATGGCGTTAGAGTCCATGTCCGGCTTTGTTCCCCCGGAAAGGGCTTGCTGGCTTAGGGCGCTTTTTCTCGAGCGTGAGCGCATTGCAAACCATCTGGGAGATATCGGCGCTATCTGCAATGACGCTGCATTCGCCTTTATGTTCTATCAGCTTATGCGGTTAAAAGAGGGGATTCTCCGCACTAACAGCGAACTTTTCGGCCACAGGTTTATAATGGACAGAATTATCCCGGGCGGTGTTGCTGTTGACATTGATGTAAAAGGCAAAGAAAAGATATTGAGCGAATTAAAATGTTTTGAGAAGGAATTTGAAAAACTTGTCACAATCTATGATGAAAATCCTTCACTTGAAGACAGGGTGAGGGATACGGGTGTGCTTTTACCTGAGAAGGCAAGAGAACTCTGCGCCGTGGGGATAGTAGCGCGGGCGAGCGGCATGAATCTTGACTGCCGCATATTTAACCCTTTTCCTCCCTATGATCAGTATGACCGCATCGAGCTGGATGTGCCGGTTCTTGTTACGGGAGACGTGCATGCCAGAACATGGGTTCGCATTCATGAGGTGCGTGAGTCTATCAGAATTATACGCTGGCTTCTTGACAACCTTCCTGACGGAAATATCAACGGAACCATTGAGCCTCCTTCGTCTGAAAAGGCGGGATTTGCAGCGGTCGAAGGCTGGCGCGGCGAGATAATTTATTGGCTTCAATCGGGACCGGCCGGAGAGATAAACCGCTGTATGGTCAGAGACCCCTCCAGCGTCAACTGGTTAGGGCTTGAACAATCTATCCCGGGGAATATCGTCCCTGACTTTCCTCTCTGCAATAAAAGCTTTAATCAGTCATATTCGGGGCATGACCTATGA
- a CDS encoding hydrogenase 4 subunit F, which yields MPLLILLVVPLFAAVVLAFVGDRKYAPEINIAGSAATFLAGIALALDVYNNGPMLAGNKFFFVDAFNVYLAVLTSFVSMTTAIFSRRYMRREREHGRVGHWGMRFYHAMFQLFIFAMFLCLLTNNIGVLWIAMELATLSTVLLVSLYRTPTAIEAAWKYFILCGVGIAQALFGTVLLYFAAEKVLGEGGEALLWTNLIQSSGKLEPTILSLAFVFLMVGYGTKVGLVPLHNWLPDAHSEGPTPISAVLSGLLLNIALYALVRCKAIVDGSTHTHYAGNIMMGFGIISILVAAFSLLRQKDIKRMFSYSSIEHMGIATFAFGLGGPIATYGALLHMLVHSLAKSSIFFTVGHASQMHRTQDMDKIKGLIRGKPLVGWGMMFGAMAIVGMPPFGIFTSEFLILTATIKDAPLMTPFLLLGLAVAFAAVFRKVQPMVAGEIPPYQKSMKVAHLPMLLHMAIVLAVGLYMPGFLNQWFHKAVQILK from the coding sequence ATGCCGCTGCTTATTCTTTTGGTTGTTCCGCTTTTTGCCGCTGTTGTTCTTGCTTTTGTAGGAGACAGGAAATATGCCCCTGAGATAAACATAGCGGGTTCTGCCGCGACCTTCCTTGCCGGGATTGCCCTTGCGCTGGATGTCTATAACAACGGCCCCATGCTTGCCGGAAATAAGTTTTTCTTTGTTGACGCATTTAATGTTTATCTTGCTGTGCTTACATCCTTTGTCTCGATGACGACAGCCATATTCAGCAGGCGCTACATGAGGCGTGAACGTGAGCACGGAAGGGTCGGACACTGGGGAATGCGTTTTTACCATGCCATGTTTCAGCTCTTTATATTTGCAATGTTTCTCTGTCTTCTTACCAATAATATAGGTGTATTGTGGATAGCTATGGAACTTGCCACATTATCAACTGTCTTGCTGGTATCGCTGTACCGGACGCCGACAGCTATTGAGGCTGCATGGAAATATTTTATCCTCTGCGGCGTGGGCATAGCGCAGGCTCTCTTTGGAACTGTTCTTTTATATTTCGCCGCTGAAAAGGTGCTCGGAGAAGGAGGGGAGGCGCTCCTCTGGACAAATCTTATCCAGTCAAGCGGCAAGCTGGAGCCTACAATATTATCTCTTGCCTTTGTGTTTCTCATGGTCGGATACGGGACAAAGGTAGGGCTTGTTCCGCTGCACAACTGGCTTCCTGACGCGCATAGCGAAGGGCCGACTCCAATTTCTGCAGTGCTTTCAGGCTTACTGTTGAATATCGCCCTGTATGCCCTTGTAAGATGCAAGGCTATTGTGGACGGCTCAACTCATACGCATTACGCAGGCAATATTATGATGGGTTTCGGGATAATTTCCATACTTGTGGCAGCCTTCTCATTGCTCAGGCAAAAAGACATCAAACGGATGTTTTCTTATTCCTCAATAGAACATATGGGCATAGCCACATTTGCTTTCGGATTGGGCGGCCCTATCGCAACCTACGGCGCGCTCTTGCACATGCTTGTTCACAGCCTCGCAAAGTCTTCCATATTCTTTACAGTCGGCCATGCATCTCAGATGCACCGGACTCAGGATATGGATAAAATAAAGGGGCTTATCAGGGGCAAACCGCTTGTCGGCTGGGGCATGATGTTCGGGGCAATGGCTATTGTCGGTATGCCTCCTTTCGGGATATTCACAAGCGAATTCCTTATCCTGACCGCTACTATAAAAGATGCGCCTCTTATGACGCCGTTTCTTCTTCTGGGGCTTGCTGTTGCATTTGCCGCCGTATTCAGAAAAGTACAGCCGATGGTTGCGGGGGAGATTCCTCCATATCAGAAATCCATGAAAGTAGCGCATCTGCCTATGCTTCTGCATATGGCAATTGTTCTGGCAGTAGGGCTGTATATGCCCGGTTTTCTTAATCAATGGTTTCATAAGGCGGTGCAGATACTGAAATGA
- a CDS encoding formate hydrogenlyase, which translates to MDIQTVAQIINFLAAMVLLTAFGMLVQRRIYGLIHLFAWQGLFLSVSTAIVGYAAGRPHLYISSVLTLTLKVILLPYILNALIHKLKIRKEIETVVNVPLTMLIGIALVIFSYSLTAPVREMSTLVTRSILAIALATVMIGLLMMITRRHAVTQIIGFLAMENGLFFAATSATYGMPLVVELGVAIDILIAAFIFGIFFFHINTTFDSLDVEQMARLKEGE; encoded by the coding sequence ATGGATATTCAGACTGTAGCGCAGATAATAAATTTTCTTGCGGCGATGGTGCTTCTGACGGCATTCGGTATGCTTGTTCAGAGAAGGATTTACGGGCTCATTCATTTATTTGCGTGGCAGGGGCTTTTCCTTTCGGTCAGCACAGCGATTGTCGGCTATGCTGCGGGCAGGCCCCACCTTTACATATCATCCGTATTAACCCTCACACTGAAAGTGATACTGCTTCCCTACATCCTGAATGCGCTGATACATAAGCTGAAGATTCGCAAGGAGATAGAGACCGTGGTAAATGTGCCCCTCACAATGCTCATCGGTATTGCCCTTGTAATATTCTCATACAGCCTGACTGCTCCGGTGCGTGAGATGTCAACGTTAGTCACGCGCTCCATACTTGCTATTGCCCTTGCAACAGTTATGATCGGGCTTTTGATGATGATTACAAGGAGGCACGCAGTCACGCAGATTATCGGCTTCCTGGCTATGGAAAACGGCCTGTTCTTTGCCGCAACGAGCGCAACCTATGGCATGCCCCTCGTGGTTGAATTGGGCGTGGCAATTGACATATTGATTGCAGCGTTTATATTCGGCATATTCTTCTTCCATATAAATACTACCTTTGACAGCTTGGATGTGGAACAGATGGCAAGGCTGAAGGAAGGGGAGTGA